One stretch of Haladaptatus sp. R4 DNA includes these proteins:
- a CDS encoding cupin domain-containing protein, with protein sequence MSDSSTPEYSPFVTPESPGERMGFDGCDVHVVHHDPGTEREEHTHGEEHIIFIRAGRMEWSVDGEAHETGPGDTVVTPADVPHGWKVLGDEPSQVVCVTAPPEPESEPGER encoded by the coding sequence ATGAGCGATTCATCGACACCGGAGTACAGTCCGTTCGTCACACCGGAGAGCCCGGGCGAACGAATGGGATTCGACGGGTGTGACGTCCACGTCGTCCACCACGACCCCGGCACCGAGCGGGAAGAACACACGCACGGCGAGGAACACATCATCTTCATCCGAGCGGGGCGGATGGAGTGGAGCGTGGACGGAGAGGCACACGAAACCGGACCGGGCGACACCGTCGTCACGCCAGCGGACGTGCCGCATGGGTGGAAGGTGCTCGGCGACGAACCGTCACAAGTCGTCTGCGTCACCGCGCCGCCGGAACCCGAGAGCGAACCCGGCGAGCGGTAA